The Nicotiana tabacum cultivar K326 unplaced genomic scaffold, ASM71507v2 Un00354, whole genome shotgun sequence genomic sequence tcatgtcggTAAGCTGAAGATGtgtcatgtcctgtctgatcatcTCTCCCAGTATTTCTTCGGCCTACCACACCCTTTCCTTGAACCCGCCATtaccaacctctcacaccttttCACAGGGGCATCTACGCTTCTTGTCTTCACGTCAATGAACCATTTCATCCTAGCTTCCCGCATCTTATCCACCATACATGCCACTCCTACCTTATCTTGAATATCTTcgttcctaatcttatctctctTACCATGATCACACATCCATCTCATCATCCCCATCACCGCAAATCTTAACTTCTGAACATGAGAGGTCTTGACTGGCCAATACTCCTCCCCATACAACATGATTGGTCTAATAACTattctataaaacttacctttaagtctttGCGGCACATTCTTGTCGCTCAAAACACCGCATATGAACCTCTATTTCATTCACCCCCGTTCCTATACAATGTGTGACATTCTCGTCAATCTCCCTATTTCCTTGGATTACGGACCCCACTAAACATCAATATCAGCCTCCCGAGCCATGTCgctaaacttgcactccaagtattctgttttGGTTCTACtaaacttgaaacctttagactctagcGTTAACACTGCCACATATCTCATCAATCAATACTATATCATGTGATAATAACATCCACCAAGGTAACTCTCCATGAATGTGTCATGTTAACTTATCCATCACCAAGGCAATTAGAAACGAGCTAAGCGCTGATCCCTGATGCAACCTCACCTCTACTATGAAGTGCCTCGATTCTCCTCCCACCTTTCTCACTCgggtcttagctccatcatacatgtccttaatcgctaTAGTGTATACGGCAGGTACACATCTATCCTCCAAGCATTTCCATAGATCATCCCTAGGGACTTTGTCATATGTTTTCTCCAAATTggtgaacaccatatgcaagtcctgcTTCCtctccctgtattgttccaccaatCTCCTAACAAGATGAATAGCTTTTGTCGTCGAACCCTCCGACATGAACTCGAACTTGTTCTCAGAGATAGACACCCCCTTCCTTATCCTcatctccaccaccctctcccagacCTTCATAGTGTGGCATAGTAGTTTGATACCCTTGTTTTTGTATACTGGGATCATCTCCACTCATCAGGCATTATTGTCGGCCtataaatgacattaaacaacCTCATAAGCCACTCCAGAACTTCCCTActgataccaagcttgtcacGCTCCAACCTTGGGGAGCCAACTAAATTAACCTAGTCGAGCCGGCCAACGTTACATCAACCTCTCCTCATTACTCATGCAttatttaccataacataattagatcttgacttttaaattcAATACAttatacatttggctcaatgacCTAAAATTCTTCTCATGATGGATACATAGCTTTATAAATATCTGTAAATACTGTGAGCATAAATACATAACAAAACTCAAAACTTaagtacatgacccacagtgtaaatggagcttctatgacaatagatacctaagtacataaaacGAATTAGACTTAAATACCCACTAGAACTATAGTGGGCTCACCATAAGGTGAGTAGTGAggaagatccctatcaaagatccgCATCATCCAGTAGAAGTATACctgatgcagcgcccccggtaaaagggacatGAGTatatgtggaatagtactcgtatgtaaggcagacATAACAACGTAtgaaaatacggtaactcaaataagaggcaaatgaagtaatcaagaaactacgaaatTACCTATAGAATCACTTGTCTAAGTCTTATACTTACATAATTCTGAACTTATTTTGGAATCAAGTGAGCCATATGAACTGTGCGTGGGATACAAAATATAATGTAAATGTAATATGTACAAACAAGGGCAATGAAAGTGGCACTTATTGTTC encodes the following:
- the LOC142179105 gene encoding uncharacterized protein LOC142179105; translated protein: MKVWERVVEMRIRKGVSISENKFEFMSEGSTTKAIHLVRRLVEQYRERKQDLHMVFTNLEKTYDKVPRDDLWKCLEDRCVPAVYTIAIKDMYDGAKTRVRKVGGESRHFIVEVRLHQGSALSSFLIALVMDKLT